Proteins from one Chitinophaga oryzae genomic window:
- a CDS encoding DinB family protein codes for MDIKKEIVKTLKDLLLKAHAHVSFAEAVKGLPAELRGVVPEGLPYSIWQLVEHIRITQADILEFSRDADYKSPRWPEGYWPKSPAPANDHVWQKSLEQIKADTHAFIELLEAPEADLFTPFPYGDGQHLFREAVLIADHTSYHTGEIIAVRRLLNAWK; via the coding sequence ATGGACATCAAAAAGGAGATCGTTAAAACGCTGAAAGACCTGTTATTAAAAGCGCATGCGCATGTCAGCTTTGCCGAAGCGGTAAAGGGCCTGCCGGCGGAACTGCGCGGCGTGGTGCCGGAGGGGCTGCCTTACAGTATCTGGCAACTGGTGGAGCATATCCGGATCACACAGGCGGATATCCTGGAGTTCAGCCGGGATGCCGATTATAAATCGCCCCGCTGGCCGGAAGGCTACTGGCCCAAATCACCGGCGCCGGCCAATGATCATGTCTGGCAAAAGAGCCTCGAGCAGATAAAGGCCGACACCCATGCTTTTATTGAATTGCTGGAGGCGCCGGAAGCGGATTTGTTTACCCCTTTCCCTTATGGCGACGGGCAGCATCTGTTCCGCGAGGCGGTGCTGATAGCGGACCATACCAGTTACCATACCGGTGAGATCATCGCTGTTCGCCGGTTGCTGAACGCCTGGAAATAA